Proteins co-encoded in one Corynebacterium lujinxingii genomic window:
- a CDS encoding FKBP-type peptidyl-prolyl cis-trans isomerase, producing the protein MEKPFIEAPEGPAPTDLVIEDITVGEGEEAVAGGFVKVHYLGVDYETGEEFDSSWDRGEAAEFPLAGLIAGWQEGIPGMKVGGRRQLTIPPEKAYGPAGGGHPLSGRTLIFIIDLLDAR; encoded by the coding sequence ATGGAAAAGCCGTTCATCGAAGCACCTGAGGGCCCGGCACCGACCGACCTCGTGATCGAAGACATCACCGTTGGCGAGGGCGAAGAAGCAGTGGCTGGCGGCTTCGTCAAAGTCCACTACTTGGGTGTGGATTACGAAACGGGCGAGGAGTTCGACTCCTCCTGGGACCGCGGCGAGGCAGCCGAGTTCCCGCTCGCCGGCCTCATCGCGGGCTGGCAGGAAGGAATCCCGGGCATGAAAGTCGGCGGCCGCCGCCAGCTGACCATCCCGCCGGAGAAGGCCTACGGCCCGGCGGGCGGCGGGCACCCGCTGTCCGGGCGCACGCTGATTTTCATCATCGACCTGCTCGACGCGCGCTAG
- a CDS encoding DUF485 domain-containing protein, which translates to MPGSTAVPQRREPTPDEFVAMQQSPEFQDLRSTFRGFTFPVMIAAFLWYVFYVVFATFAPDTMARDFLGLNLGLWLGLAQFFTTFLITWIYVTWANKNIEPRAAHIREEMES; encoded by the coding sequence ATGCCAGGTTCCACAGCAGTACCGCAACGTCGCGAACCCACACCCGACGAATTCGTGGCAATGCAGCAAAGCCCCGAATTCCAAGACCTCCGTAGCACCTTCCGTGGATTCACATTCCCCGTCATGATCGCGGCGTTCCTCTGGTACGTCTTCTACGTCGTGTTCGCCACCTTCGCGCCCGACACCATGGCGCGCGACTTTCTCGGCCTCAACCTCGGCCTCTGGCTCGGACTCGCGCAATTTTTCACCACGTTCCTCATCACCTGGATCTACGTGACCTGGGCGAACAAGAACATCGAGCCGCGCGCCGCCCACATCCGCGAAGAAATGGAAAGCTAA
- a CDS encoding solute symporter family protein produces the protein MHTQLLAAQTEGAATGNPMLNIAIFGAFIVVTLYIVTRAGKTTSESADFYTGGASFSGTQNGLAIAGDYLSAASFLGIVGSIALNGYDGFLYSIGFFVAWLVALLLVAEPLRNVGRFTMADVLSFRLRQKPVRVAAAFGTLFVSLFYLIAQMAGAGSLVSVLLDLHSFTAQAICVAIVGVIMIIYVLVGGMKGTTYVQMIKAVLLIAGVVIMTVLAFIMAKGGLSALFNQAMDTHTTSAYMAEQGYKAEDILKPGLKYGGSTTSKLDFVSLGLSLVLGTAGLPHVLMRFYTVPTAKEARKSVTWAIVLIGSFYLLTLVLGYAAAAFVGPDRILSAPGGANSAAPLLAFELGGSVFMALISAVAFATVLAVVAGLAITASASIAHDVYDAVLRDGQAAEEEQVRVSRITVVILGIVAIVLGILAMQQNVAFLVSLAFAIAASANLPTILYSLYWKRFNTTGAVASIYGGLISALVLIVLSPAVSGTPTSMFPNADWAVFPLSSPGLVSIPIGFLAGIIGTYLGKPDNFDELQAEMEVRSLTGVGVEAPVDH, from the coding sequence ATGCACACCCAACTCCTCGCCGCGCAAACCGAAGGCGCCGCAACCGGCAACCCGATGCTCAACATCGCGATCTTCGGCGCGTTCATCGTGGTCACCCTGTACATCGTGACGCGTGCCGGCAAGACGACCAGTGAATCCGCCGACTTCTACACCGGTGGCGCGTCGTTTAGCGGCACCCAAAACGGCCTCGCCATCGCTGGCGACTACCTCTCCGCCGCATCCTTCCTCGGCATCGTCGGCTCGATCGCACTCAACGGCTACGACGGCTTCTTGTACTCCATCGGTTTCTTCGTCGCCTGGCTTGTGGCGTTGCTGCTCGTCGCGGAACCGCTGCGTAACGTCGGCCGCTTCACCATGGCCGACGTCCTGTCGTTCCGTCTACGCCAGAAGCCGGTGCGCGTCGCCGCGGCGTTTGGCACCCTGTTCGTCTCGCTGTTCTACCTGATCGCCCAAATGGCCGGTGCCGGCTCGCTCGTGTCCGTGCTGCTCGACCTGCACTCCTTTACCGCGCAGGCAATTTGCGTGGCTATCGTCGGCGTGATCATGATCATCTACGTCCTCGTCGGCGGCATGAAGGGCACCACCTACGTGCAGATGATCAAGGCCGTGTTGCTCATTGCCGGTGTGGTCATCATGACCGTGCTCGCGTTCATCATGGCGAAAGGTGGCCTGTCTGCGCTGTTCAACCAGGCGATGGACACCCATACCACCTCCGCGTACATGGCGGAGCAGGGCTACAAGGCCGAGGACATTCTCAAACCCGGCCTGAAGTACGGCGGGTCGACGACCTCCAAGCTGGACTTCGTCTCGCTCGGCCTGTCGCTGGTGCTGGGGACCGCGGGCCTGCCGCACGTGCTTATGCGCTTCTACACCGTGCCCACCGCCAAGGAGGCGCGTAAGTCCGTCACCTGGGCGATCGTTCTGATCGGCTCCTTCTACCTGCTGACGCTGGTGCTGGGCTACGCGGCGGCCGCGTTCGTTGGCCCGGACCGCATCCTGTCCGCGCCGGGCGGGGCGAACTCCGCGGCGCCACTGCTCGCGTTCGAGTTGGGTGGCTCGGTGTTTATGGCGCTGATCTCGGCGGTCGCCTTCGCCACGGTGCTCGCCGTCGTCGCGGGGCTTGCGATTACCGCCTCCGCGTCGATCGCCCACGACGTCTACGACGCAGTGCTTCGTGACGGCCAAGCCGCCGAGGAAGAGCAAGTCCGCGTCTCGCGCATCACTGTGGTCATCCTGGGTATCGTCGCGATCGTGCTCGGCATCTTAGCGATGCAGCAAAACGTCGCCTTCCTGGTGTCGCTCGCTTTCGCTATCGCCGCGTCCGCGAACCTGCCGACCATCCTGTACTCGCTGTACTGGAAGCGCTTCAACACCACCGGCGCCGTCGCCTCGATCTACGGCGGTTTGATCTCCGCGCTGGTGCTCATCGTGCTGTCCCCGGCGGTCTCCGGCACTCCGACGTCGATGTTCCCCAACGCCGACTGGGCGGTCTTCCCGCTGTCTAGCCCGGGCCTGGTCTCTATCCCGATCGGGTTCCTGGCCGGCATCATCGGCACCTATCTTGGCAAGCCGGATAACTTCGACGAGCTGCAAGCCGAGATGGAGGTCCGCTCCCTGACCGGCGTTGGTGTGGAGGCTCCGGTCGACCACTAA
- the serC gene encoding phosphoserine transaminase, whose protein sequence is MADVNVTLPSDLLPRDGRFGCGPSKIRQAQLDAVATSAAMGTSHRQAPVKHLVARIQEGLQELFSLDDDHLVALGTGGATAFWDAAAFGLVEKRAAHLAFGEFSGKFAKATHTPWLTAPHVAESHDPNVLAGVDADVVAWAHNETSTGVMAPVVRPDTDALTLVDATSAAGGLPVDITNADAYYFSPQKCFASDGGLWVAVLSPAALERIERLHAQRYIPASLSLRTAAENSRKHQTYNTPAVATLVMLAEQIDWMLEQGGLDAMVARTRESSQILYSWAEAHPHASPYVQDIKARSQVVGTIDFDDGVDAGVVAKVLRANGIVDTEPYRKLGRNQLRVGMFPAVDPEDVRTLTHAVDYLLRSGVGVR, encoded by the coding sequence ATGGCCGACGTGAACGTTACGCTGCCTTCTGACCTCCTCCCCCGCGACGGCCGTTTCGGGTGCGGGCCGTCGAAAATTCGTCAGGCGCAGCTGGACGCGGTGGCCACGTCCGCGGCGATGGGGACCTCGCACCGCCAGGCGCCGGTGAAACACCTGGTCGCTCGCATCCAGGAGGGCTTGCAAGAGCTTTTCTCGCTTGACGACGACCACCTGGTCGCCCTCGGCACCGGCGGCGCAACAGCGTTTTGGGATGCGGCGGCGTTCGGTCTCGTCGAGAAGCGAGCTGCGCACCTGGCCTTCGGCGAGTTTTCGGGCAAGTTCGCCAAAGCCACGCACACCCCGTGGCTCACCGCGCCGCACGTGGCCGAGTCGCACGACCCGAACGTGCTCGCAGGCGTGGACGCGGACGTGGTGGCGTGGGCGCACAACGAGACCTCCACCGGAGTTATGGCGCCGGTGGTACGGCCCGACACCGATGCGCTCACGCTTGTCGACGCCACCTCCGCAGCCGGTGGCCTCCCCGTCGACATCACCAACGCGGACGCGTACTACTTCTCCCCGCAGAAGTGCTTCGCCTCCGACGGCGGGCTGTGGGTGGCGGTGCTCAGCCCGGCGGCCCTCGAGCGCATCGAACGGCTGCACGCGCAGCGCTACATCCCGGCGAGCCTGAGCCTGCGCACCGCAGCGGAAAATTCGCGCAAGCACCAGACGTACAACACCCCGGCGGTGGCCACGCTGGTGATGCTCGCCGAGCAGATCGACTGGATGCTCGAGCAAGGCGGCCTGGACGCGATGGTGGCGCGCACCCGCGAGTCGTCGCAGATCCTCTACTCCTGGGCCGAGGCCCACCCGCATGCGTCGCCGTACGTGCAGGACATCAAGGCCCGCTCGCAGGTAGTGGGCACGATCGATTTTGATGACGGGGTGGATGCTGGAGTTGTCGCAAAGGTGCTGCGCGCAAACGGGATTGTGGACACGGAGCCCTACCGCAAGCTCGGCCGCAACCAGTTGCGCGTGGGCATGTTCCCGGCGGTGGATCCGGAAGACGTGCGCACTCTCACACATGCCGTGGACTACCTGCTGCGTAGCGGGGTAGGTGTTCGATAG
- a CDS encoding aldo/keto reductase translates to MRIPVTTLNDGYDLPLLGLGTYKLQGGDVERVVRTAIELGYRHIDTASLYDNEVEVGMAINNAIAAGDVTREELFVTTKLWNDDQERVAEAYHESLTALDLEFVDCYLVHWPWPQHGTYIKAFEEIAQLQGMGRLQSVGVANFYPEVLDDIIDATGIAPVLNQVELHAGFTQPELRAYHEQHDIVTEAWMPIARGKNFDDPAIRAVADAHEATPAQVSLAYLMHLGCSVIPKTQNPQRLAENIGAVNIKLTDEDIALLDGVHGERLSGDPLTFPG, encoded by the coding sequence ATGCGCATCCCGGTCACCACGCTCAACGACGGCTACGATCTGCCCCTGCTGGGGCTCGGCACCTACAAGCTCCAGGGCGGCGACGTCGAGCGCGTCGTGCGCACCGCAATCGAGCTGGGCTACCGCCACATCGACACCGCGTCGCTATACGACAACGAAGTCGAGGTGGGCATGGCGATCAACAACGCCATCGCCGCCGGCGACGTCACCCGCGAGGAACTGTTCGTCACCACCAAGCTGTGGAACGACGACCAAGAGCGCGTCGCCGAGGCGTACCACGAGTCGCTCACCGCGCTCGACCTGGAGTTCGTCGACTGCTACCTGGTGCACTGGCCCTGGCCGCAACACGGTACCTACATCAAGGCGTTCGAGGAGATCGCGCAGCTGCAGGGCATGGGCCGGCTCCAGTCGGTCGGCGTGGCCAACTTCTACCCGGAGGTCCTTGACGACATCATCGACGCCACCGGCATCGCCCCGGTGCTCAACCAGGTCGAGCTGCATGCCGGGTTCACCCAGCCGGAGCTGCGGGCCTACCACGAGCAGCACGACATCGTCACCGAAGCGTGGATGCCGATCGCGCGCGGGAAAAACTTCGACGACCCGGCGATCCGCGCCGTCGCCGACGCCCACGAGGCCACGCCGGCGCAGGTCTCGCTCGCGTACCTCATGCACCTCGGGTGCTCCGTCATCCCGAAGACGCAAAACCCGCAGCGCCTCGCCGAAAACATCGGCGCCGTCAACATCAAGCTCACCGACGAGGACATCGCGCTTCTCGACGGCGTGCACGGCGAGCGCCTCTCCGGCGATCCGCTGACCTTCCCGGGGTAG
- a CDS encoding citrate synthase: protein MASDNKDKAVLHYPGGEYEMDIMHATEGNDGVVLGKFLGETGLVTFDPGYVSTGSTESKITYIDGDEGILRYRGYDIADLAENATFNEVSYLLINGELPTTDELEHFNSELRHHTLLDEDFKAAFNIFPRNAHPMAVLASSVNILSAYYQNQLDPLDEEQLDKATVRLMAKVPMLAAYAYRASRGKPYMYPDNSLNPRENFMRMMFGYPTEDYHVDPVLTKALDKLLILHADHEQNCSTSTVRMIASAQANMFVSIAGGINALAGPLHGGANQAVLEMLEDIKNNHDGDATDFMTRVKNKEKGVRLMGFGHRVYKNYDPRAAIVKDTAHEVLEHLGGDELLDLAMELEQIALNDDYFIERKLYPNVDFYTGLIYRAMGFPTDFFTVLFAIGRLPGWIAQYREQLEMNTKINRPRQIYTGYQQRDFVPRDQR from the coding sequence GTGGCTTCTGACAACAAGGACAAGGCCGTACTCCACTACCCGGGTGGCGAGTACGAAATGGACATCATGCACGCCACCGAAGGCAACGACGGTGTCGTGCTGGGCAAGTTCCTCGGCGAAACCGGCCTGGTCACCTTCGACCCCGGCTACGTCTCCACCGGCTCCACCGAATCCAAGATCACCTACATCGACGGCGACGAAGGCATCCTGCGCTACCGCGGCTACGACATCGCGGACCTCGCCGAAAACGCCACCTTCAACGAGGTGTCCTACCTGCTGATCAATGGCGAGCTGCCGACCACCGATGAGCTTGAGCACTTCAACTCCGAACTGCGCCACCACACGCTGCTGGACGAGGACTTCAAGGCCGCGTTCAACATCTTCCCGCGCAACGCCCACCCGATGGCCGTGCTGGCCTCCTCGGTGAACATTCTGTCCGCCTACTACCAAAACCAGCTCGACCCGCTCGACGAGGAACAGCTGGACAAGGCCACCGTGCGCCTCATGGCTAAGGTGCCGATGCTCGCCGCCTACGCCTACCGCGCATCCCGCGGCAAGCCGTACATGTACCCGGACAACTCGCTCAACCCGCGCGAGAACTTCATGCGCATGATGTTCGGCTACCCGACCGAGGACTACCACGTCGACCCGGTGCTGACCAAGGCCCTGGACAAGCTGCTCATCCTGCATGCCGACCACGAGCAGAACTGCTCCACCTCCACCGTGCGCATGATCGCGTCGGCCCAGGCCAACATGTTCGTCTCCATCGCCGGCGGCATCAACGCCCTGGCCGGCCCGCTGCACGGTGGCGCCAACCAGGCCGTCCTGGAGATGCTTGAGGACATCAAGAACAACCACGACGGCGACGCCACCGACTTCATGACGCGCGTGAAGAACAAGGAAAAGGGCGTGCGCCTCATGGGCTTCGGCCACCGCGTGTACAAGAACTACGACCCGCGCGCGGCCATCGTGAAGGACACCGCCCACGAGGTCCTCGAACACCTCGGCGGCGACGAGCTGCTCGACCTGGCCATGGAGCTCGAGCAGATCGCGCTTAACGACGACTACTTCATCGAGCGCAAGCTCTACCCGAACGTCGACTTCTACACCGGCCTGATCTACCGCGCCATGGGCTTCCCGACGGACTTCTTCACCGTCCTGTTCGCCATCGGCCGCCTCCCGGGCTGGATCGCCCAGTACCGCGAGCAGCTCGAGATGAACACGAAGATCAACCGCCCGCGCCAGATCTACACCGGCTACCAGCAGCGCGATTTCGTCCCGCGCGACCAGCGCTAG